A genomic region of Alistipes megaguti contains the following coding sequences:
- a CDS encoding FecR family protein, translating into MKECDMEGLLVRFYNGETTADESARIESWINQSADHRKIAEQVYYLCFASDALEARQQIDAEVALKRVRSRIWTERWRRGFRRLERVAAVLLLPLVLLSGWLLIHFGGEFNTMIEIRSTTGMVSCVTLPDNTRVWLNSDSYLRYPARFGKERRVTLFGEGYFDVAKDPDHKFVVEARSLEIEVYGTEFNVEAYDDCIRTTLVSGRVGVKYDDQFHHRQLVRMMPNQQAIYNARTGFMYLNGADITCNTSWKDGCIVLNNTSLEDALRVIGNKYNVQFRIANNSLRGNKFTGTFSNQSLDVIFRYFNISSNIRFKQIDQPQDDRDATAGRTLFEVY; encoded by the coding sequence ATGAAAGAGTGTGACATGGAAGGCCTGCTCGTCCGCTTCTACAACGGTGAGACAACGGCAGACGAATCCGCACGGATCGAATCCTGGATAAACCAGTCCGCAGATCATCGCAAGATTGCCGAGCAGGTCTACTATCTCTGTTTTGCATCCGATGCTCTCGAGGCTCGACAGCAGATCGATGCCGAGGTCGCACTCAAACGCGTCCGTTCGCGAATCTGGACCGAACGCTGGCGCCGCGGCTTCCGGCGTCTGGAGCGTGTCGCCGCCGTACTGCTGCTGCCTCTTGTTCTCCTTTCGGGCTGGCTGCTCATCCATTTCGGAGGCGAATTCAACACGATGATAGAGATTCGCTCGACAACCGGCATGGTCAGCTGCGTGACGCTCCCCGACAACACCCGCGTCTGGCTCAACTCCGACTCCTATCTGCGTTATCCGGCCCGCTTCGGCAAGGAGCGCAGGGTGACGCTCTTCGGCGAGGGCTACTTCGATGTGGCGAAGGATCCCGACCATAAATTCGTGGTCGAGGCCCGGTCGTTGGAAATCGAGGTCTACGGCACGGAGTTCAACGTCGAGGCCTATGACGACTGCATCCGCACGACGCTTGTCTCGGGGCGTGTCGGCGTCAAGTACGACGATCAGTTCCACCACCGGCAGCTCGTGCGCATGATGCCCAACCAGCAGGCCATCTACAACGCCCGTACCGGTTTCATGTATCTCAACGGGGCCGACATCACCTGCAATACCTCGTGGAAGGACGGTTGCATCGTTCTGAACAATACCTCGCTCGAGGATGCGCTCCGTGTCATCGGGAACAAGTACAACGTCCAGTTCCGGATCGCCAACAACAGCCTGCGAGGCAACAAGTTCACGGGAACATTCTCCAACCAAAGCCTGGACGTGATCTTCCGCTACTTCAACATCTCATCGAATATCCGCTTCAAACAGATTGATCAGCCGCAGGACGATCGCGACGCCACGGCCGGCCGGACACTCTTTGAAGTCTATT
- a CDS encoding RNA polymerase sigma-70 factor, with amino-acid sequence MEQIRQGDMRAYEEIFTRYYTTLCAYTRLYVRGEVSENIVQDLMLWLWENRTTLHITESLSRYLFRATRNRCLKYLNHEMVERRVLGQLSEKLHEQFEAPDFYVIEELQERIRKAVEQLPPSYREAFELNRFQHKTYEEIAGLLDISPKTVDYRIQQSLKLLRIRLKEYLPLIAVLLWHN; translated from the coding sequence TTGGAACAGATCAGGCAGGGCGACATGCGGGCATACGAGGAGATCTTCACTCGTTACTATACGACGCTGTGTGCCTATACGCGCCTGTATGTGCGGGGAGAAGTCAGCGAGAACATCGTTCAGGACCTGATGCTGTGGTTGTGGGAGAACCGCACGACGCTGCACATCACCGAGTCCCTGTCGCGCTACCTGTTTCGTGCGACACGCAACCGGTGTCTCAAGTATCTGAATCACGAGATGGTCGAGCGTCGGGTGTTGGGGCAGCTTTCCGAGAAGTTGCATGAACAGTTCGAGGCCCCGGATTTCTACGTCATCGAAGAGCTGCAGGAGCGGATCCGCAAGGCGGTCGAGCAGCTTCCGCCCAGCTATCGGGAGGCATTCGAACTCAACCGTTTCCAGCACAAGACCTATGAAGAGATCGCCGGTCTGCTGGATATCTCACCCAAGACGGTTGATTATCGGATCCAGCAGAGCCTGAAGCTGTTACGCATAAGGCTCAAAGAATATTTGCCGCTGATCGCCGTTTTGCTGTGGCACAATTGA
- a CDS encoding helix-turn-helix domain-containing protein: protein MKRQRRNDILVEQVVERLKSIRRAQGLTQESVRFDTGLNIGRIESGRHSILLTTLADLCDYYHISLEDFFREVVTRK from the coding sequence ATGAAACGACAACGACGTAATGACATTTTGGTGGAGCAGGTCGTGGAGCGGTTGAAGTCGATCCGTCGTGCCCAGGGCCTGACTCAGGAGAGCGTCCGGTTTGATACCGGCCTCAATATCGGCCGTATCGAGAGCGGCCGTCACAGCATATTGCTGACGACGCTGGCTGATCTGTGCGATTATTACCACATCTCGCTGGAGGACTTCTTCAGGGAGGTCGTGACGCGTAAATGA
- a CDS encoding GNAT family N-acetyltransferase — translation MEKTRFRSAAAGDIPRILEIIRQARHRMAAAGSQQWQDGYPALDDIAADVAHACGYVLCHAGEAAGHTFAESGSGENRPENGNRKEEPIVAYGAILFDGEPAYAEIRGAWLTAGPYVVVHRLAVADEALGHGLGTEFLRHAARLALERGIRAFRIDTNFDNHRMLRILARNGFTRCGTIRYRSGQREAFEKILLREAAD, via the coding sequence ATGGAAAAAACACGCTTCCGAAGCGCCGCTGCCGGCGATATACCCCGCATTCTGGAGATCATCCGCCAGGCCCGGCACCGCATGGCCGCCGCCGGAAGCCAGCAATGGCAGGACGGCTACCCCGCTCTCGACGACATTGCCGCCGACGTGGCACACGCCTGCGGATATGTGCTTTGTCACGCCGGAGAGGCCGCCGGACATACATTTGCAGAGTCCGGCTCCGGAGAGAACCGCCCGGAAAATGGCAACAGAAAGGAGGAGCCGATCGTCGCCTACGGAGCCATCCTCTTCGACGGTGAGCCCGCTTATGCCGAGATTCGGGGCGCATGGCTCACCGCCGGGCCCTATGTGGTCGTCCACCGGCTGGCCGTGGCCGACGAGGCGCTGGGGCACGGACTGGGGACGGAATTTCTCCGCCATGCCGCCCGTCTGGCCCTTGAGCGCGGCATCCGCGCCTTCCGCATCGACACCAACTTCGACAACCACCGCATGCTGCGCATCCTCGCGCGCAACGGATTCACCCGCTGCGGGACGATCCGCTACCGCAGCGGCCAACGCGAGGCCTTCGAGAAAATTCTCCTTCGGGAAGCAGCCGACTGA
- a CDS encoding Hsp20/alpha crystallin family protein, producing MVPVRRNQNWLPSIFNDLLNNDFLMERRNTTAPAVNIIENDDEYKVEVAAPGMTKEDFKVHINEDNELVISMEKHSEEKEEDKKHKGTYLRREFSYTQFQQNLLLPDNVEREKISAKVENGVMSIDLPKKKETEASAVARQIEIK from the coding sequence ATGGTACCTGTAAGACGTAATCAAAACTGGTTGCCGAGTATTTTCAACGATTTGCTGAACAACGATTTCTTGATGGAACGCCGCAACACGACGGCTCCGGCTGTGAACATCATCGAGAATGACGACGAGTATAAGGTCGAAGTTGCCGCTCCGGGTATGACCAAGGAGGATTTCAAGGTGCATATCAACGAGGACAACGAGCTGGTCATCTCGATGGAGAAGCACAGCGAGGAGAAGGAGGAGGACAAGAAGCACAAAGGCACGTATCTGCGTCGGGAGTTTTCCTACACGCAGTTCCAGCAGAACCTGCTGCTTCCTGACAATGTCGAGCGCGAGAAGATCTCCGCGAAAGTGGAGAACGGTGTGATGAGTATCGACCTCCCGAAGAAGAAGGAGACGGAAGCTTCGGCTGTGGCTCGTCAGATTGAGATCAAATAA
- a CDS encoding (Fe-S)-binding protein, which yields MKVGLFIPCYINAVYPEVGRASYELLQRVGCEVDYPLDQTCCGQPMANAGFEKDARALAEHMNELFARYDYVVGPSASCVVFVREGYPRLLKDYREHACVDARIWEICEFLHDVVRPTRLDARFPHRVSLHNSCHGVRRMGLSSPSEEKVPYHSKLRDLLSLVEGIDVVEPERRDECCGFGGMFSVEENAVSVAMGRAKVGRHIDTGAEYITGADSSCLMHMQGIITREKLPIRTIHMVEILNSRS from the coding sequence ATGAAGGTCGGACTGTTCATTCCCTGTTATATCAATGCGGTCTACCCCGAGGTGGGTCGCGCCTCGTACGAACTGCTGCAGCGGGTCGGCTGCGAGGTGGACTACCCCCTGGATCAGACCTGCTGCGGCCAGCCGATGGCCAATGCGGGCTTCGAGAAGGATGCCCGGGCCCTGGCCGAACACATGAACGAACTCTTTGCGCGTTATGACTACGTGGTAGGGCCGTCGGCCAGCTGCGTGGTTTTCGTGCGCGAGGGCTACCCGCGGCTGCTGAAGGATTACCGCGAACACGCCTGCGTCGATGCGCGGATCTGGGAGATCTGCGAGTTTCTGCACGACGTGGTGCGCCCGACGCGGCTCGATGCCCGCTTCCCGCACCGGGTGAGCCTCCACAACTCCTGCCACGGCGTGCGGCGCATGGGGCTCTCGTCGCCGAGCGAGGAGAAGGTTCCCTACCACTCGAAGCTGCGCGACCTGCTGTCGCTGGTCGAGGGGATCGACGTGGTGGAGCCCGAGCGGCGCGACGAGTGCTGCGGCTTCGGCGGAATGTTCTCCGTCGAGGAGAACGCGGTTTCGGTGGCCATGGGCCGTGCGAAGGTCGGCCGCCACATCGACACCGGAGCGGAGTATATCACGGGGGCCGATTCGTCGTGCCTGATGCACATGCAGGGGATCATCACGCGGGAGAAGCTTCCGATCCGGACGATCCACATGGTTGAAATTCTCAATTCGAGGTCATGA
- a CDS encoding lactate utilization protein B encodes MSTHSKAAKRFVADAERLAWHDRALYAVRGKRDRMMETVPEWEELRRLSSEIKLHTLSRLGDYLCEFERNATANGMQVHWAADAAEMNETVWELIRRHGGRRLVKSKSMLAEECGLTPYLEARGVEAVESDLGERIMQLLHMPPSHIVLPAIAVRREEVGALFERKMGTEAGNSDPTYLTHAARRALRQKFLEADVSMTGVNFAVASTGALAVCTNEGNADMGTSFADLHIAIMGIEKVIPDMEALGVFTRLLARSGTGQPVTTYTSLYRRPDPGRQIHVILVDNGRSEWLADEAHRNMLKCLRCGACMNTCPVYRRSGGYSYSYFIPGPLGINLGMLRSPKLYHGNVSACSLCYSCSSVCPAKIDLGEQIYEWRQRLDGMGLADPMKKAAVKGMDFIMGGRRRFYGGIALGHLAEKLPRGLVESGLNPWSAPGRALPPIAGQSFNAWWKKEKANK; translated from the coding sequence ATGAGTACGCATTCCAAAGCCGCCAAACGATTCGTGGCCGATGCCGAACGGCTGGCCTGGCACGACCGGGCGCTGTACGCCGTGCGCGGAAAGCGCGACCGGATGATGGAGACGGTGCCCGAGTGGGAGGAGTTGCGGCGCCTCTCGTCGGAGATCAAGCTGCATACGCTGAGCCGCCTGGGGGACTACCTCTGCGAGTTCGAGCGCAACGCCACGGCCAACGGCATGCAGGTCCACTGGGCCGCGGATGCCGCCGAGATGAACGAAACGGTGTGGGAGCTGATCCGCCGCCACGGCGGACGGCGCCTCGTCAAGAGCAAGTCGATGCTCGCCGAGGAGTGCGGGCTGACGCCCTACCTCGAGGCGCGGGGCGTCGAGGCCGTGGAGAGCGACCTGGGCGAGCGGATCATGCAGCTGCTGCACATGCCGCCGAGCCATATCGTGCTGCCGGCCATCGCCGTGCGCAGAGAGGAGGTGGGGGCGCTGTTCGAGCGCAAGATGGGGACCGAGGCGGGCAACAGTGACCCGACCTATCTGACCCATGCTGCACGGCGCGCCCTGCGGCAGAAGTTCCTCGAGGCGGACGTCTCGATGACGGGTGTCAACTTTGCCGTGGCCTCGACCGGGGCGCTGGCCGTCTGCACGAACGAGGGCAATGCCGACATGGGAACCTCGTTCGCCGATCTGCACATCGCCATCATGGGCATCGAGAAGGTGATTCCCGACATGGAGGCGCTGGGGGTCTTCACGCGATTGCTGGCGCGTTCGGGTACGGGACAGCCCGTGACGACCTACACGTCGCTCTACCGGCGGCCGGACCCGGGCCGCCAGATCCATGTCATTCTGGTCGACAACGGCCGTTCGGAGTGGCTGGCCGACGAGGCGCACCGCAACATGCTCAAGTGCCTGCGATGCGGCGCCTGCATGAATACCTGTCCGGTCTACCGGCGTTCGGGCGGCTACTCCTATTCGTACTTCATCCCCGGTCCGCTGGGGATCAACCTCGGGATGCTGCGCTCGCCGAAGCTCTACCACGGCAACGTCTCGGCCTGCTCGCTGTGCTACTCGTGTTCGAGCGTCTGCCCGGCGAAGATCGACCTTGGGGAGCAGATCTACGAGTGGCGGCAGCGGCTCGACGGCATGGGGCTTGCCGATCCGATGAAGAAGGCGGCCGTCAAGGGGATGGACTTCATCATGGGGGGGCGTCGCCGCTTCTACGGCGGCATTGCGCTGGGACACCTGGCCGAGAAGCTGCCCCGGGGGCTGGTCGAGAGCGGCCTGAATCCGTGGAGTGCACCGGGACGTGCGCTGCCGCCCATTGCGGGGCAGAGTTTCAACGCCTGGTGGAAAAAAGAGAAAGCGAACAAGTAA
- a CDS encoding LUD domain-containing protein has translation MNSKEKILKSLAADGMAVRPRPTMDFVPQRFADREQTFVERLEAAGGTAVRMEPGETLDGLIARLYPEARRIASTLPEVTSATVDPDRVEDPRQLVDVDLGVVRGSFGVAENGAVWIAQDIRHKALYFGATSLMIVIPRDALVDTMHEAVVRPEVDDFGYGCFMSGPSKTADIEQALVFGAHGPMTVTVVLR, from the coding sequence ATGAACAGCAAGGAGAAGATATTGAAGAGTCTGGCGGCGGACGGCATGGCCGTCCGGCCGCGCCCGACGATGGATTTCGTTCCGCAGCGCTTTGCCGACCGCGAGCAGACGTTTGTCGAGCGGCTCGAGGCTGCGGGCGGTACGGCCGTGCGGATGGAGCCGGGCGAGACGCTCGACGGATTGATCGCCCGCCTCTACCCCGAGGCGCGGCGCATCGCCTCGACGCTGCCCGAGGTGACCTCGGCAACGGTGGATCCCGACCGCGTGGAGGATCCGCGCCAACTGGTCGACGTGGATCTGGGCGTGGTGCGCGGCTCGTTCGGCGTAGCGGAGAACGGCGCCGTATGGATTGCGCAGGATATCCGCCACAAGGCGCTCTACTTCGGCGCCACGTCGCTGATGATCGTCATTCCGCGCGATGCGCTGGTCGATACGATGCACGAGGCGGTCGTGCGCCCCGAGGTGGACGACTTCGGCTACGGCTGCTTCATGTCGGGTCCCTCGAAGACGGCCGACATCGAACAGGCGCTGGTCTTCGGGGCCCACGGACCGATGACGGTCACGGTCGTGCTCCGGTAA
- a CDS encoding copper homeostasis protein CutC, with protein MKTELCAYSVESCRTAARAGVDRVELCASPWEGGTTPSAASIRGARRVEGIRLQVMIRPRGGDFCYTDDEVAQMAEEIRFARECGADGVVLGLLTPEGEVDRVRTACLVAEAGALEVTFHRAFDMTRDPMAALETVIACGCRRILTSGGSNTAVEGIATLGELVTRAAGRIEIMAGSGVNAANARQLAATGVDALHFSARGWRESRMHYRNPKVSMGGLDGVPEYATLCADEAKIREILKALER; from the coding sequence ATGAAAACCGAATTGTGTGCCTACTCTGTCGAATCGTGCCGTACGGCGGCACGTGCGGGGGTGGACCGCGTGGAACTCTGCGCTTCGCCGTGGGAGGGGGGAACGACCCCTTCGGCCGCCTCGATCCGCGGGGCGCGCCGTGTGGAGGGGATCCGTCTCCAGGTGATGATCCGCCCGCGAGGCGGCGATTTCTGCTATACGGATGACGAGGTCGCGCAGATGGCCGAAGAGATCCGCTTCGCCCGTGAATGCGGGGCCGACGGCGTGGTGCTGGGGCTGCTGACTCCGGAGGGCGAGGTCGACCGCGTGCGCACGGCATGTCTGGTGGCCGAGGCCGGAGCGCTGGAGGTGACCTTCCACCGGGCCTTCGACATGACGCGCGACCCGATGGCGGCGCTTGAGACGGTCATCGCGTGCGGATGCCGGCGCATCCTCACCTCCGGGGGAAGCAATACGGCCGTGGAGGGGATTGCGACCCTCGGCGAACTGGTCACGCGGGCCGCGGGGCGCATCGAGATCATGGCCGGCAGCGGCGTGAATGCCGCCAATGCGCGGCAGCTGGCCGCAACGGGGGTCGATGCGCTGCACTTCAGTGCCCGGGGCTGGCGCGAGAGCCGTATGCACTACCGCAATCCGAAGGTCTCGATGGGAGGACTCGACGGGGTGCCCGAATATGCGACGCTGTGCGCCGACGAGGCGAAGATCCGGGAAATACTCAAAGCTCTTGAACGATGA
- a CDS encoding transglutaminase family protein, which produces MIRLLTLIACLGLCACGGSRYGSGIPETYDPLLDAALAECPRADSLRHLLRETPREEREAMAWLVAWMPQGDRDTMRLDLLRENVAYACKAREVFPWTKALPDSLFLNEVLPYAVVDEVRDAWRGDFFDRFTPCVAGCRTLREAAEAVNRAIVERVGVEYNTRREKTNQSPSESMRQHMASCTGLSVLLVDALRAVGIPARFVGTAAWHDNRGNHSWTEVWFDDAWHFTEYYFPGYDRAWFLADAGQATEGDRQHAVYAVSFHPTGDWFPMVWNESSHDVHAVEVTSRYRAAYREVSELRRARQTHVEVRFTMYRNRALEGMSEGRVAANVDVFCGAEQVGGGRTAGPLQDMNDGYRILLEKNRTYTFRYENARGEASQVTIEVGEEPLSVVGYME; this is translated from the coding sequence ATGATACGACTGCTGACCCTGATTGCCTGCCTGGGTTTGTGCGCCTGCGGTGGCAGCCGCTACGGAAGCGGCATTCCCGAAACGTACGATCCGCTGCTCGATGCGGCGCTGGCCGAGTGCCCGCGCGCCGACAGCCTGCGACACCTGCTGCGCGAGACGCCCCGCGAGGAGCGCGAAGCGATGGCGTGGCTGGTGGCCTGGATGCCGCAGGGCGACCGCGACACGATGCGCCTCGACCTGCTGCGCGAGAATGTGGCCTACGCCTGCAAGGCCCGCGAAGTGTTTCCCTGGACGAAGGCGCTGCCCGATTCGCTCTTTCTGAACGAGGTGCTGCCCTATGCCGTGGTTGACGAGGTGCGCGATGCGTGGCGCGGCGACTTTTTCGACCGCTTCACGCCCTGCGTGGCCGGATGCCGGACGCTGCGCGAGGCGGCCGAGGCCGTCAACCGGGCCATCGTCGAACGGGTCGGCGTGGAGTACAACACGCGCCGCGAGAAGACCAACCAGAGCCCCTCGGAGTCGATGCGCCAGCACATGGCCTCCTGCACGGGGCTCTCGGTGCTGCTGGTCGACGCGCTGCGGGCTGTGGGTATCCCGGCGCGCTTTGTCGGGACGGCGGCCTGGCACGACAACCGCGGCAACCACAGCTGGACGGAGGTGTGGTTCGACGACGCCTGGCACTTTACGGAGTACTACTTTCCGGGTTACGACCGGGCGTGGTTTCTGGCCGATGCCGGACAGGCTACGGAGGGCGACCGTCAGCATGCCGTCTATGCCGTGTCGTTCCACCCGACGGGCGACTGGTTCCCGATGGTGTGGAACGAGTCGTCGCACGACGTGCACGCCGTGGAGGTGACCTCGCGCTATCGGGCCGCCTACCGGGAGGTGAGCGAATTGCGCCGGGCCCGGCAGACGCACGTCGAGGTGCGCTTCACGATGTACCGCAACCGGGCTCTTGAAGGAATGTCCGAAGGCCGTGTTGCCGCGAATGTTGATGTCTTCTGCGGAGCCGAACAGGTGGGCGGAGGACGCACGGCGGGGCCGCTGCAGGACATGAACGACGGTTACCGGATCCTGCTCGAAAAGAATCGCACCTATACGTTCCGCTACGAGAATGCGCGGGGCGAGGCCTCGCAGGTGACCATCGAGGTGGGCGAGGAACCCCTCTCGGTGGTGGGTTACATGGAGTAG
- a CDS encoding 4Fe-4S dicluster domain-containing protein, with amino-acid sequence MQPYDSIQTLFFSPTGTTKRVVQAIAHGIAGPKSGTSAAPTLRNLDLTYTEAPAAQIARKKVTILAVPVYGGHVAPTARQRLEGIHGAGGPAVVVVVYGNRAFEHAAVELAELARRQGFVPIAAAAFVGEHSYSSTATPIAAGRPDAADLAAAEEFGHRVRQKLDRGDLSPVDASRLKERPTPLFATLRFIGFALGYLCRQKRNPVVYLPECDAALCTHCGRCAAICPVGAIARGDETRTDPARCIRCCACVKGCPVGARTFYTPFAAALSRNFARRKEPVTLL; translated from the coding sequence ATGCAACCATACGATTCAATCCAGACACTCTTCTTTTCACCGACGGGAACCACCAAACGGGTGGTCCAGGCCATCGCCCACGGAATCGCCGGCCCGAAATCGGGAACTTCCGCAGCCCCGACCCTGCGAAACCTCGACCTGACCTATACGGAGGCCCCCGCGGCACAGATCGCCCGGAAGAAGGTGACGATTCTGGCCGTTCCGGTCTATGGCGGGCACGTGGCCCCGACGGCCCGACAACGGCTCGAAGGGATTCACGGCGCCGGAGGTCCGGCCGTGGTGGTGGTCGTCTACGGCAACCGCGCCTTCGAACACGCCGCCGTGGAGCTGGCCGAACTGGCCCGCCGGCAGGGTTTCGTGCCCATAGCTGCGGCGGCCTTTGTCGGCGAACACTCCTACTCGTCGACGGCCACGCCCATTGCCGCCGGACGTCCCGATGCGGCGGATCTGGCCGCCGCCGAGGAATTCGGCCACAGGGTGCGGCAAAAGCTCGACCGCGGAGACCTCTCGCCGGTCGATGCCTCCCGGCTGAAGGAGCGTCCTACCCCACTCTTCGCCACGCTGCGTTTCATCGGATTCGCCCTGGGCTACCTCTGCCGACAAAAGCGCAATCCGGTCGTCTATCTGCCGGAGTGCGACGCCGCGCTCTGCACCCACTGCGGGCGTTGTGCGGCCATCTGTCCCGTCGGGGCTATCGCGCGCGGCGACGAAACCCGCACCGACCCCGCACGCTGCATCCGCTGCTGCGCCTGTGTCAAGGGGTGCCCCGTCGGTGCACGCACCTTCTACACCCCCTTTGCCGCCGCGCTGTCTCGCAACTTCGCCCGTCGCAAGGAGCCCGTCACCCTGCTGTAG
- a CDS encoding NUDIX hydrolase: MKDPEDRKWRVLSSEYLFRRPWLTIRHESLELPDGRRVPDYYVLEYPDWVNVTAITRDGRFVLIDQYRHGLGETSYEIPAGCAEPSDASMLDAARRELAEETGYGGGEWRLLTTVAPNPATQNNLTHCFLATGVERLGDQHLDPTEDLRVHLMTRGEVLELLRTNRIRQALMAAPLWRYFAEHPSPDNSCPLDGTPAGHDSAETDTQA; encoded by the coding sequence ATGAAAGATCCCGAAGATCGCAAATGGAGGGTACTCTCGAGCGAATACCTCTTCCGGCGGCCGTGGCTCACCATACGGCACGAGAGCCTCGAGCTGCCCGACGGGCGCCGTGTGCCCGACTATTACGTCCTCGAATACCCCGACTGGGTCAACGTCACGGCCATCACGCGCGACGGACGCTTTGTCCTGATCGACCAGTACCGCCACGGTCTGGGCGAAACCTCCTACGAGATTCCGGCCGGTTGTGCCGAACCCTCCGACGCCTCGATGCTGGACGCCGCACGGCGCGAGCTGGCCGAAGAGACCGGTTATGGCGGCGGGGAGTGGCGTCTGCTGACAACCGTAGCCCCGAATCCCGCCACGCAGAACAACCTCACCCACTGTTTCCTGGCAACGGGCGTCGAGCGTCTCGGTGATCAGCACCTCGATCCGACCGAAGATCTGCGCGTTCACCTGATGACGCGCGGCGAGGTGCTCGAACTGCTCCGCACCAACCGCATCCGACAGGCACTGATGGCCGCACCGCTGTGGCGCTACTTCGCCGAACACCCCTCGCCCGACAACTCCTGTCCGCTTGACGGCACGCCGGCCGGACATGACTCCGCAGAGACCGACACCCAAGCATAA
- a CDS encoding serine dehydratase subunit alpha family protein has protein sequence MLPESERKQIIDLIHREVIPAIGCTEPIAVALCVARATETLGAEPERIAVRLSANILKNAMGVGIPGTGMIGLPIAVALGALIGRSEYQLEVLRDVTPEAVERGRRMIEEKRITIELKEGISEKLYIEVEVVAAGHEAQAVIAGGHTTFVYVERDGEVLLDKRSGASSEADAGEVPLTLRRVWEFATTTPLDEIRFILESRRLNWNAAEKAFSGDYGHSVGRTLRCDREQRVMGDSIFTRILSYTSAACDARMAGAMIPVMSNSGSGNQGIAATMPVAVYARETGATEEQTIRALTLSHLTVIYIKQSLGRLSALCGCVVAATGSSCGIVYLMGGGYDQVAAAVKNMIANLTGMICDGAKPSCAMKLTSGVSTAVLSAMMAMDGQCVTPVEGIIEEDVDRCIRNLTKIGRDGMNETDRLVLNIMTHKC, from the coding sequence ATGCTACCAGAGTCTGAACGCAAGCAAATCATTGATCTGATTCATCGCGAGGTCATTCCGGCCATCGGGTGTACCGAGCCGATCGCCGTAGCGCTGTGCGTGGCACGTGCGACGGAAACGTTGGGCGCCGAGCCCGAACGGATCGCCGTCCGGTTGAGTGCCAATATCCTGAAGAATGCCATGGGAGTCGGCATTCCGGGTACGGGGATGATCGGCCTGCCGATTGCCGTGGCGCTCGGGGCGCTGATCGGACGCTCGGAGTATCAGCTGGAGGTGCTGCGTGACGTGACGCCCGAGGCGGTGGAGCGCGGACGGCGGATGATCGAAGAGAAGCGCATCACCATCGAGCTGAAGGAGGGTATTTCGGAAAAACTCTATATCGAAGTGGAGGTTGTGGCGGCAGGCCACGAGGCGCAGGCCGTCATTGCCGGCGGACATACGACCTTTGTCTATGTCGAACGCGACGGCGAGGTGCTGCTCGATAAGCGCAGCGGAGCTTCGTCGGAGGCTGATGCGGGCGAAGTCCCGTTGACGCTGCGCCGCGTATGGGAGTTCGCCACGACCACACCGCTCGACGAGATCCGCTTCATTCTCGAATCGCGGCGTCTGAACTGGAATGCCGCCGAGAAGGCTTTCTCGGGGGATTACGGCCACAGCGTGGGGCGTACGCTGCGCTGCGACCGCGAGCAGCGGGTGATGGGCGACAGCATCTTCACGCGGATTCTCTCCTATACGTCTGCGGCGTGCGATGCGCGCATGGCCGGGGCGATGATTCCGGTAATGAGCAACTCCGGAAGCGGCAACCAAGGGATTGCGGCGACGATGCCCGTGGCGGTCTACGCGCGGGAGACCGGCGCCACGGAGGAGCAGACGATCCGGGCGCTGACGTTGAGCCATCTGACGGTGATCTACATCAAGCAGAGTCTGGGTCGGCTGTCGGCCCTGTGCGGCTGCGTGGTGGCTGCGACGGGATCGAGCTGCGGCATTGTCTATCTGATGGGCGGAGGGTACGACCAGGTCGCCGCTGCGGTGAAGAACATGATTGCCAATCTGACGGGTATGATCTGCGACGGTGCGAAGCCGAGTTGTGCGATGAAGCTCACGAGCGGTGTTTCGACGGCCGTTCTTTCGGCGATGATGGCCATGGACGGGCAGTGTGTGACGCCCGTCGAGGGGATCATCGAAGAGGATGTCGACCGCTGTATCCGCAATCTGACGAAGATCGGTCGTGACGGCATGAACGAGACCGACCGTCTGGTGCTCAACATTATGACCCACAAGTGTTGA